TCCCGCGGCCGACGCCGAGGCCATCGCGCTGCTCATCTCGACGCTGTGCGCCTTTGGGCTGAGCGAAAAGGAATTTGTCCTGCGCCTGAGCGACCGCGACCTGTGGCTGCTCCTGCTGGAGCAACACGGGCTGACGGGCGATGTCGCCACCGGCGCGCTCAACGTCATCGACAAGATGGAGCGCGAGTCGCCGGAGTCCCTGCTCAAGATGATGCAGGGTAAGGGTGTGCCCGCTGCCGAGGCCGTGCTGGCTGACGCTCAGAAGCTCGTGGCCTGCACTTCACTCGAAGCGGTCGAAGCGTTTTTCGCGGACCGCGGGGGCGACGTCAAAAGCGGTGACCGTGTCTCGGCCCGTCTGGACCAGTGGCGCGAGTTGCTGGCTCATCTCGATGCGATGGGATTCGCCGGGTTTATCCGGGTGGACCTCGGGATCGTGCGCGGGCTGGCCTACTACACGGGGTTTGTTTTTGAGGCCTTCCAGACGGTGGGTAAGGGCCGCGCGCTGGCCGGTGGTGGTCGCTATGACCACCTCGTCGAAAAGCTCGGCGGCCAGCCGATGCCAGCCGTTGGCTTTGGCATGGGGGATGTGACCCTGCGTGACCTTCTGGAGGATCGTAAGCTGCTGCCCGACCCCAAGCCCGAGCTCGACGGCTACGTCGTGGTGGGCAGTGGCGAGGCCGAGCGCCGCGCCGCGCTGCGCGATGTGGCGGCTCTGCGTAAGCAGGGCTTCAAGATCGACCACCCGCTCAAGCAGCAGGGCTTTGGGAAGCAGTTCAAGACCGCCGGTGCCTCCGGGGCACGCTTTGCGCTGATTTACGGCGAGGAGGAAGTCGCTCAGCACAAACTCAAGCTCCGCAACCTCGCCAGTGGCGAGGAGGGCCTCGTCGACTTCCCCGAGATGGTGAAGCAGATGGGGGCGTAGGACGTTGGCGCTTCAGCCTGTCGCAACAGGCGCCATGCAGGGTCCATGCTTCAGGTGATAGTATATTATCATCTGTTGTCGTGGGAACCATTTGTATACGTTGTCTAGATGATTTTCCTTATTCCTTCTCAGGTGTAGAGTGGGTTGAGCTTGGCGTAATTAGTCTTTCGGATTCGCTAAAAAGCCCGATGGATTTTTTTACAAAAAATGCTACACTATGAATTAAGCCTGTAACTGCCCCATCCCATGACCCTTAAAAAACTTATCCTGCTTTTGCTGCTCGCTGGCGTGAGTTACGCCTTCTACGGCTACGTGACGACTCAGTTCAGCCAGCCTGCGATTGCCTACAAGCGCTATGTCTCGGCTCTACTTGCAGGGGACAGCTCGCGGGTGCAGGATGTGATCGGCTCGGATCAGGCGCAGCAGGCCTTTGCCCTGCATGATGCCCGGATGGATAATCTGGCGGGTGAGCCACGCCTGACCTGGTACGAGTTTTTGCGGCGGCAGGACTCCGTGGACGGGAATACCGTACAGCTCGTTGTGCTCTGCCACATCCGCGTCGACCCCGCCGGGAAGGATACCTATATCGGCTCCGAGGATCGACGGGAGCGCCACTATGTGACGCTGGTAAAGGAAGACTCATCCTGGAAGGTCGCCAAGTTCGAGGATTCCTCGACCGCTGCTCATACCGCTACGGTGCTGAAGCGACGCTGATTTTGACCCTGTTTACACCGTCAGAAGGCGTGTTTTTACCCCATAGCGGATAACGGCGTAATATTAGTTTTTTTCACAAGCAGCGGTTGGCAGGCTGATTGCCTGTGCTAATGCTACGAATCTGCTCCGAATCGGGCAGGGGAGGGGGATAAAGTCGCTCCCAAGGAGAGGTTTTTCGCGGTCGTATGGGTCTGTGCCGCATCAGCATTAGAGCACGTCGGAATTGGGCTCTAGATAGAATTGAGACCCATTCGCATTGCTAATGCTGCGCATTGATAAGCTAAACTGATTTTATGCAAGGAGTGTTCTTATATTAAGCATTCATGCTTTACTACGGTTGCATCGACTGGGTGTGTCGTTCAAGTTTCAGCATAAGCAAAGGTTATGGGATTCGCCCATGACCAGTCGCGACAACCATGAGTGCTGCCAAGAAAGTAATTCTCCCTTCGCTGGTCAAAAAATACCTGATGGCTGGATCAGGCATTATACTGGTGTTATTCGTCCTCGGACACATGCTGGGTAATCTCCAGTTCTTCGGTCCCCCGGAGATGATTAACGCCTATGCCTACCACCTGCATCACCTGCCCGGAGCCCCGGTCACCCTGTGGCTGATCCGTGCCTTCCTGCTTGCGTGTGTGGTCGTCCACATCGCCATGGCAGTTCTGCTGGTGAAGGAAAACCGGGAAGCCCGCCCCCAAAACTACGCGAAGCAGGGCTTCCGCGAATCCGACTACGCTGCGCGTACGATGCCGATGAGCGGGCTGATTATTCTGGCCTTCATCGTCTTCCACATCCTGCAGTACACCGTGCGCGTCGTGCCGGAGCACTATAACGCCACCATCGGGCAGGCCCCGGTGGAAGTCGCCCACATGCAACTGGAGTACTTTGATGTGTTCGCAATGATGGTAAAGGGCTTCTCCAGCCCGATCGTCTCGATCTTCTACATCATCGCAGTTGGTCTGCTGTGCGTGCACCTGACCCACGGGGTTTCGAGCATGTTCCAGTCCCTGGGCGTTCGTAACGAACTGTGGCGCGGCCGCCTGAAGTGCCTCGCCTCGGCCTACGGGTTGTTCGTTTTCATCGGCTTCGCGTCGATCCCGGCTTCCGTGCTGTTCTTCGGCCACGGCAAGACCTACCTCGCCGAAAAGGAAGCCGAATGGGCCGCAGCCCCGGCAGCCGAAGTCTCCGTCAATGACGCCCCCGGCGCCAACACGCAGTTCGTAACTTTGAACGAAGGACGCTAAGCATGAACCTCGACTCAAAAACTCCCGAAGGCCCGCTGAGCGAAAAGTGGACCAATCACAAGGGGCACAACCTGAAGCTGGTCAACCCGGCCAACCGCCGCAAGTACCACGTGATCGTGGTTGGCTCCGGTCTCGCCGGTGGTGCCGCTGCCGCCTCGCTGGGTGAGCAGGGCTACCAGGTTTCCTGCTTCTGCTATCAGGACAGCCCGCGCCGCGCGCACTCGATCGCCGCTCAGGGCGGGATCAATGCTGCCAAGAATTACCAGAACGACGGTGACAGCGTTTACCGCCTCTTCTACGACACGATCAAGGGCGGTGACTACCGCTCCCGTGAAGCGAACGTCTACCGCCTGGCTGAAGTCAGCAACAACATCATCGACCAGATGGTGGCGCAGGGCGTTCCCTTTGCCCGTGAATACGGTGGCATGCTCGACAACCGCTCCTTCGGTGGCGCGCAGGTCTCCCGTACGTTCTACGCCCGTGGCCAGACCGGCCAGCAGCTCCTGCTCGGTGCATACCAGCAGCTGAGCCGCCAGATCGGCCTGGGGCAGGTGAAGATGTACAACCGCCACGAAATGCTGGACCTCGTCCTCGTCGACGGCCACGCCAAGGGCATCATCACCCGTAACATGGTCAACGGCAAGATTGAGCGCTGGGCCGCCGACTGTGTCGTTCTCTGCACGGGTGGTTACGGTAACACCTTCTTCCTTTCGACCAACGCTCAGGGCTGTAACGTCACCGCTGCCTACCGTGCCTACAAGCGCGGCGCCGGTTTCGCCAACCCTTGCTACACGCAGATTCACCCGACCTGTATCCCGGTCCACGGTGACCAGCAGAGCAAGCTGACCCTGATGTCCGAGTCGCTCCGTAATGACGGCCGCATCTGGGTGCCCAAGAGCAAGGAAGCCGCTGAAAAGATCCGCAAGGGCGAGCTCGATCCGGGCAGCCTCTCTGAGGACGAACGCGACTACTACCTGGAGCGCAAGTACCCGAGCTTCGGTAACCTCGCCCCGCGCGACATCTCCTCGCGCTCGGCCAAGGAAGCCTGTGACGACGGTCGCGGGATCGCCCCCGGCAGTGGCCTGGGCGTGTTCCTGGACTTCCGCGATGCCATCAACCGCCTGGGTGAAAACGTCATCGCCGAGCGTTACGGCAACCTCTTCGAAATGTACAACCGCATCACAGCGGCCAACCCGTACAAGACGCCGATGATGATCTACCCGGCCGTCCACTACACGATGGGTGGTCTCTGGGTGGACTACAACCTGGAGAGCAACATCCCCGGCCTGTTCGTCGGTGGTGAGGCTAACTTCTCCGACCACGGTGCCAACCGCCTCGGTGCCTCCGCCCTCATGCAGGGGCTGGCCGACGGTTACTTCGTGCTGCCCTACACGGTGGGTGACTACCTGGGCCGCTGCGGTATCCACTCCGCCGGTACGGTCAAGAGCGACGCTCCCGGCTTTGCCGAAGCTGAAGACGAGGTTAAGGCCAAGATCAGCCGCCTGCTCAGCATCAAGGGTAAGGAAAGCCCGCGCAGCCTGCACAAGCGCCTCGGCGACATCATGTGGCAGTACTGCGGGATGGCCCGCGACGAGGCCGGCCTCAAGAAGGCGATCGAGATCATCCCCGAGCTTCGCAAGGAGTTCTGGGAGAACGTCAAGGTCGTCGGTGGCGAAGCCGAGCTCAACCAGGAGCTGGAACGCGCCGGTCGCATCGCCGACTTCCTGGAGTTTGGCGAGCTTATGTGCCGCGACGCGCTCATGCGCGACGAGTCCTGCGGTGGTCACTTCCGCTCGGAGCACCAGAGCCCCGAGGGTGAGGCTGTCCGTAACGACGACGACTTCGCGTTTGTCGGTGTGTGGGAATATCAGGGTGACGACAAGGCACCTGTCCTTCACAAGGAAGAGCTCGTCTACGAGGAAGTGAAGTTCACGACCCGTTCGTACAAGTAAGGCCATTAATCATTAGCAAAGTTTTACTATGGATCTGCACCTTAGAGTCTGGAGACAGAAAGACAGCGAGACGCCCGGCAAGTTCGCCAACTACGAACTGAAGGACGTGAGCGAAGACTCCTCGTTCCTGGAGATGCTCGACATTCTGAACGAGCAACTCGTCGCAAAGGGCGAAGAGCCGGTGGCCTTTGACCACGACTGCCGCGAAGGTATCTGCGGGATGTGCTCGCTCGTTATCAACGGCATGGCCCACGGTCCCGAGCGGGCCACCACGGTCTGCCAGCTGCACATGCGGCACTATCACGACGGCGACACCATCACGATCGAGCCGTGGCGTGCGAAGCCCTTCCCGGTCATCAAGGACCTGATCGTGGACCGCACGGCCTTTGACACGATCATCCAGGCGGGTGGCTTTATCACCGCCCGTACCGGTAGCCCTCAGGACGCCAACGAGATTCCGATCGCCAAGCCCATCGCCGACAAGGCCATGGACGCGGCGGCCTGCATCGGCTGTGGTGCCTGTGTGGCAGCTTGCCCGAATGGCGCGGCTATGCTCTTCACCTCGGCCAAGTGCTCGCAGCTGAACCTGCTCCCGCAGGGGCAGCCCGAGAAGGACCGCCGCTCACTCGCCATGGTCAAGGCCATGGACGAGCAGGGCTTCGGTAACTGCACGAACTACGGTGAGTGTCAGGCCGTCTGCCCGAAGGGAATCACGCTCGACTTCATCGCTCAGATGAACCGCGACTACGCGGTCGCGCGTGTCCGCCACTTCTTCGGCGCCGCGATGTAAGGTTCTTTCAAACCTTTACCCCAAACCAAGTGACGTCGGTTCGCCTTTGTGCGGCCGACGTCATTTGTTTTTTAGGGGGGTAGGGAAGGGATAAAACAAGAAAGGCCGGAAAGAACGGAAAGGGGCGAGCGCCCAGACTTTCGTTCTTTCCGGCCTTCCTGTATCGGACCTGTTCACCTGAACAGACCCCAAAGCGGGGAGCGCTCGGCTCGCGGTTACTTTGTTACCGGCTTAGCTGTCGGCACCGTTGGCGCCGAGCTTCATCTGCATGGTGCCGGGGGAGCTTCTCATGCCGCCGGCTTCCTTCAGGAAGTACTTGATGTAGGCATTCTTGCGCAGGCGTTCGATCCAGCGTTGCTGGGCCTGGCGGGCGAGCTGGGCGGTGATCTCCTGCTCGATGTCGCCGCGGACTTTCTCCAGCTCCTTGATGCCGGCCTCGCGCTTGTCCTTGACCTTGAGGATGTAAATGTAGTCTTCGACCTGAATGGGCTGGGAGTATCCGCCCTTATCGAGGGCAAAGGCCTGGTCTGCGAGTTGGGGGATGAGGTCGGCGCGGTTGATCCAGCCCCAGTCGCCGCCTTCGTCGCGCTGGTCATCCTGGCTGTAGGTCTTGGCCAGCTCGGCGAAGTCCTCGCCAGCTTCGAGCTTTTGGATGATTTCGTTAGCGGTCTGCTGGAGCAGGTCGGGATTTTCCCCGGCGATGGGCACGAGCATGATCATGCTCAGGTCCACGCCCTCCTCCTCAAAGTAGCGGCTCTTGTTCTTCTGGTAGTACTCTTCGATTTTCTTGGGGCTGACTGCGGTCTGGGAGGGCAAGGACTGCATGCGCATGTAGGAGACGATGATGTCGTCCTTGAGCTGATCGCGGAAGTCCATCTCGCTTTTTCCCTGAATCCGGAGGAAGTCGAGGAAGGCCGAGCGGTCACCGTTAAATTCCTTGGTGATGTAGTCGTCGTACTCCTTCTGGAGGTAGGTGTCCGGGATGTGGGCGCCCTTGTCGTAAAAGTCGCGGATGATGAGGATGCGGTCGACGAGGTTCTGGAGGATTTCGCGGGTGACGATGGCGATGTTCTTGTCGAACTCAAAGCGCGTGCGCGAGTTCATGCGGATCTGGGGGATGAGTGGGGTGACTTCCTTGCGCAGCTCCTCCAGCGTGATGATCTTGTCCTCGACCTGAGCGGCGATCCCGTTGGTAAACTTGAGGTCCCACTGGTTTTTCTGGGAGGCTTGGGGGTTCGCCAGTTGCGCGTGCAGCCCGTATGATGCGACCATGAGACCGGCGCAAAGGGTGAGGGTGGAAAACTTCATCATGCGGATAAAAAAAATCAGGCCGGACAGGCTCAGGCCGGTGTCCGGTTTTGGGTGGTTTTTAGAAAAGTCTGAATTTCGTTCAACTTAGCTAGCGGTTTTTTCGCGGTCAAGCGGGGAAACCGGTTACCGATCTGTAGATAAGACCCCTCACGGGCGTTGGCCAGACGGCATTTTAGGCGGTTTCCTTCTGTTTCGACGAGGCTGATGCCATTTCGTTCAGCCAGAGCGCGAATTTCCGTCATTTTTATGAGGCACTTGACGGCTTCGGGCCATGGGCCGAAGCGGTCCTTCATCTCGGCGGCGGCCTCGGTGATCTGCTCCAGGTTTGAGGCGAGGGCCAGACGGCGGTAAAAATCGATGCGCAGACGGGCTTCACCGATATAGGCGACGGGGATGAAGGCCTCGACGGTTTCGCCGCGTTTGTCGGAGAGCTCATCGGCCTTGAGGGCGTGGAAGCGGTCGGGAGTCTCCTGCAGGGGCTCCTCGCCCTCGCGGTACTCACCCACCAGCACGAAGTCCAGCCGGACGTTGGCGCGGATGAGGGCCGCGGTGCTGTCTCCCTTGAGGCGGGCCACGCTCTGGCGCAGCAGCTGGCAGTACAGGTCGAAGCCCACTCCGGCGATGTGGCCGCTCTGTTGGGCTCCGAGGATATTACCGGCGCCGCGTAGCTCCAGGTCGCGCATGGCGATGCGGAATCCGGCCCCGAGCTGGTTAAACTGCCGGATCGCTCCGAGGCGCTTGCGGGCCACGTCGAGCAGGCGGGTGTGGCGGTGCAGCAGCAGGTAGGCGAAGGCCTGGCGGTTGAAGCGTCCGACGCGCCCACGCAGCTGATAAAGCTGGGACAGCCCAAAGCGGTCCGCGCCCTCGATGATGATGGTGTTGCAGTTGGGGATATCGAGGCCGGACTCGATGATTGTCGTGCAGACCAGCACGTCGAACTCCCCGGCCACGAAGCGCGTCATGATCTCCTCCAGCTCGCCGGGCTCCATCTGCCCATGGCCGACGGCGACGCGCAGGTCGGGCACCATCTCCTGTAGGCGCAGGGAGACAGCCTCGATGGTCTGGACACGGTTGTGCAGGTAAAAGACCTGGCCACCGCGCTTGATCTCGAACTCGACCGCTTCCTTGATCAGCTTGGGCTCGTAGGCCTTGACGATGGTCTGGATGGGCAGGCGGTCGCGCGGGGGCGTCTCGATCACGCTCATCTCGCGGGCGCCGACCAGCGCAAAGTAAAGGGTGCGCGGGATGGGGGTGGCGCTCATGCTGAGCACGTCGATGTCGTGCCGCATGATCTTGAGCTTTTCCTTCTGGCGCACGCCGAAGCGGTGCTCCTCGTCGATGATGAGCAGCCCCAGATCGCGGAATTTAACGGCCTTGCCGATGAGGCTGTGGGTGCCGACCACGATGTCGATGTCACCCTGCTTGAGCTGGCGGCGCACCTCGGTCTGCTGCCGGGCGGTGCGGAATCCGCTGAGCATCTCCACCGTGATCGGGTAGTCGGCGAAGCGCTCCTTAAAGTTGTTAAACATCTGCTGGCACAGGACCGTGGTCGGGAGCATGACGGCGACCTGCTTGCCGTCGAGGACGGCCTTCATGGCGGCGCGCAGGGCGACCTCGGTCTTCCCGAAGCCGACGTCGCCGCAGATGAGGCGGTCCATCGGCTGAGGCTTTTCCATGTCGGCCTTGGTCTGGTCGATGGCGGTGAGCTGGTCCGGTGTCTCGCGGAAGGGGAAGGCATCCTCAAAGGAGTGCTGCCAGGGCTGGTCGGAAGAAAAGGCGTAGCCGGGGCGTGCGTTTCGCTCGGCCTGGAGGGAGAGAAGCTGGGCGGCGAGGTCGAGGGTGGCGCGCTCGGCGGCGCGGCGGGTTTTGTCCCAGGCGTTACTGCCAAGACGGCCGAGCTTGGGGGCGCGCTTGCTCAGGCCGACGTAGCGGCTGAGCAGGTGGCTCTCGTGCAGGCGTACGTGCAGGGTGATGCCCTCGTCGAACTCCAGCGAGATGACCTCCTCCTGCTTCTTGCCGGTGTCGAGACGCTGGAGGCCGCGAAAGATGCAGACGCCGTGCTGGAGGTGGACGAGGTAGTCGCCGTTGGCGAGCTCGGAAAAGTCGAGCATCTGGTCCACCTGCTGGCGCTCGGGGAGCTTACGGCGGCGCCGGCTGACGTAGAGCCGCTGGCGGCCTGCGACCTCGGACTCGGTGGCGTAGACGACCTTTTGCGCCCCGTCGTCGAGTCGGAAGCCCTCGGGCAGGTTACCGCGCAGGAAGTCTGCCTTGAGCGTTTTGGCGCCGGGGATCTCGCCAAGAATTTCGCGCAGGCGCGTCTCCTCGCCCTCGGTGCGGCAGACGAAGTGGAGCTGGTGCCCGTCAGCCTGCCAGGTGGCGAGCTGCTTCAGGAATTTCTCGCGGGACTCGTTCCCGGCGGCGACGCGGACGATCCCGAGCTTGTCGGTGTCGGCAAAGGTGCGGTAGTTCTCCAGTGACTCCGTGACCACGGTGCGGCTCTGTGTCTGCTCCGGGAAGAGGCGCTGCGCGCTCTCGACATCGGTCAGGCCGACCCAGTGGTCGGGCTTGTCGGTGCGGCGATTGATCACCGTCTGGAAGTTCCGCGCAGGGGCGGCGATGTTTTCCGGGATCTGGAAAAGGTCGGTAAAGGACGACTCGAGCTTGTCGGGCTGGCGAAGGACCCAGCGGACATTGTCCGGGAGATAGTCTAGGACAGTGGCCTTGCGCTTGCCCTCCAGCCCGGCTTGGGCGGAGGCGATTATGAGCTGATCGACAGTGTCCTCGGAACGCTGCGTGGTCGGATCGTAGGTGCGGATGGACTCGATTTCGTCGCCGAAGAAGTCGATGCGCAGCGGGGCTGAGGCGTTTAGCGGGTAAACATCGATCAGGCCGCCGCGGACGGCGTACTGCCCGGGGGTTTCGCAGACCGCCTCGGCGTCGTAGCCGAGCTCGGTGGCGAGTCGCTCGGAGAGGGCGGTGAGGGAGGTACGCTGGCCGGGCTTGAGCTTAAGCTGGCCCCGGCTCATGGTCTTGGGGTCGGGGCAGGACTGAAGCAGGCTGGCCGGTGTCCCTGCAAGGACGACCGGTGAGAGGGCATTTGCCTCCCGCAGGGCGGTGAGGGCGGCGATGGTGTCGCAGCGCAGCTCGAAGGCGCGCGGATCGTCGTCCTCCAGGCTGCCCAGATCGGGCAGGCGCTCGATACGGGGGAGCGGGCGGCCACTCCACCCGGCAAAGAGCTCCAGAGCGTCCGTCCAGGATTCGAGGGACTTCCAGTCGTGAGCCAGCAGAACGGTAGCCGGAGCTGGCTCCTCGCAGAGGAGCTCCTCGGTCAGGGCGGGTACGGCGGCATCGGCCGCGCCGGTAATCAGCAGGGAATGAAAAGACTCAGGCAGACATACCGGCTTCATTCAGCGATGGGCGCGGGCAGCCAGGTCACGGGCTTGTCACCAGCGGTAAGCACGAGCAGTTGTGGTGTTTCCCGGTAGGAGGGGTTCTTACCCTCGGTATCAAAAACGAGCAGCACACGGTGGTCACCCTCGTCGAGAGAGGGGGTCTCGCCGTTCGTCAGCTCGACCGGTTTGCCGTCCACGGCGGCGTAGGCGAGCAGTCTGCTGGTTTGGACCTTAAGGGGGGCCTTGCTGTCCAGATAGATGTCGGCCACGGCGGCGATATAGGCGGGCTCGTTTTTCACGGGGTCGGCGGCCTTGCGCCAGTCTTCGCCCTTGACCAGCGTGACGAAGCGGTCGCGGATCACAATCTGGTGCTGGTCATCGCTGAGGGGGTGCCACTTACCCAGGGGGCTGTCGTTGAGGGGGGTGAGCGGGGCGTCCAGCTCGCTGAGGGGGATCAACTTCTCGAAATCAAAATCAGCCTTCACAATGGGGCCGACTGCGGCGACGCCATCGCGGGAGCCCGGGGCGCTGGTGGTGTCGGGCGCATCGAGGTAGACCGCGTAGAGGCGGCCAGCTTTATCGCCCTGGATGAAGTCGATCTGCGCGGCGGCAAAGACCGGGCCGTCGCGGTCGGCGGGCTCGCTGCTGAGCTGGAGGGCCGGGAAGTCGAACTGGGTGGATTTACCGTCGGCAAGGGCCGGGAGGCTAACCTCGCGCAGGCCGTCCTTGTAGAGGCGGGGCAGGCGCAGGGTGACGCTGATGTCGCTCAGGGGCTGGGTGCCAGCATTGTCGAGCGAGAGGGACCAGCCCTCGGTGGCCGTACGCTCCAGCGTAGCCGTGAGGCCGGGGAATTTACTCTGGGTGTGGCCTTCCTTGGCGAAGCCGGGGCCGTTGGAGGACCAGTCGATCTGGCTGGGCACGGGCTGGGAGGCCGGGAAGGGGAGATTGACGAGCCAGGTGTCGGCGTCTGAGCCGGGCTGGACATCCAGCACCTGACCGTCGAGCTGGACCTTTTCGGGCTTGGGGCCTTTCAGGCGCAGGGTCAAGGGGATGGGATCTCCGGCAAAGGCGGCAGTGGGGCGCGTGATCTCAAACTGGTCCTTGTGGCCGGGGACGGGCGTGATCTGAGTCTGCGAAGCCTGGAGCATGTAGGAGGCGAGCTGGGTCTGGTCGCAGTACCAGAAGTCATCGCGCCCGGTGTATTGGCTCAGAACTTCCTTGAACTTGACCAGCTCCTCGGCGGGCTGCCAGGCGTGGACGCCTACGTTGATCGCGTGCGACTTTTTGCGGTAGGGCTCGGGGTTGGAGAGGATTTTGTCCATCTGCTTGTGGAACTTGTCCGCCTCGATCTTGCGGTCGCCGGGTCGCACCTGATTCGCGGTGGAGGCATAGCCCTCGGGCATTTCGGCATTGTTGAGGACAAAGCCCTCGTAGACGTTTTGGTGGTAGCCGCTGCGGATCCAGGCCTCGGTGATGCGGTCGATGGCGAGCGGATCGTCGCGATCCTGATAGCGCCCGTAGGGGAAGGCGAAGGAGGTCAGCGGGCGGTCCACATCGCTCTCACGCTCAATGCGGTTGAAGAGGATTTCGTAGAAAAGGGCGTTGGCGTTGAGGGTAGGCAGGAAGTAGTGCGTGACGGTGTGCCCGGCGACGCTGCAGCCCTCGGTGTTCAGCTGCTGCGCGAACTCGGCTTGCCCCTTACGGCCCCAGGAGCCGTTGAGGTAAAAACTGCCCTGCATGCCAATCTCGGCCATGGCCTTGTGCATGTTGAGGGAGTTGGCGTTGTTGTCGTCCCAGCGAGCGGTAAAGGCCCACTCTTTGTCCTCGTAGACTGGGGCTATCTCGACCTTG
This genomic interval from Ruficoccus sp. ZRK36 contains the following:
- a CDS encoding succinate dehydrogenase cytochrome b subunit, with amino-acid sequence MSAAKKVILPSLVKKYLMAGSGIILVLFVLGHMLGNLQFFGPPEMINAYAYHLHHLPGAPVTLWLIRAFLLACVVVHIAMAVLLVKENREARPQNYAKQGFRESDYAARTMPMSGLIILAFIVFHILQYTVRVVPEHYNATIGQAPVEVAHMQLEYFDVFAMMVKGFSSPIVSIFYIIAVGLLCVHLTHGVSSMFQSLGVRNELWRGRLKCLASAYGLFVFIGFASIPASVLFFGHGKTYLAEKEAEWAAAPAAEVSVNDAPGANTQFVTLNEGR
- the mfd gene encoding transcription-repair coupling factor; amino-acid sequence: MKPVCLPESFHSLLITGAADAAVPALTEELLCEEPAPATVLLAHDWKSLESWTDALELFAGWSGRPLPRIERLPDLGSLEDDDPRAFELRCDTIAALTALREANALSPVVLAGTPASLLQSCPDPKTMSRGQLKLKPGQRTSLTALSERLATELGYDAEAVCETPGQYAVRGGLIDVYPLNASAPLRIDFFGDEIESIRTYDPTTQRSEDTVDQLIIASAQAGLEGKRKATVLDYLPDNVRWVLRQPDKLESSFTDLFQIPENIAAPARNFQTVINRRTDKPDHWVGLTDVESAQRLFPEQTQSRTVVTESLENYRTFADTDKLGIVRVAAGNESREKFLKQLATWQADGHQLHFVCRTEGEETRLREILGEIPGAKTLKADFLRGNLPEGFRLDDGAQKVVYATESEVAGRQRLYVSRRRRKLPERQQVDQMLDFSELANGDYLVHLQHGVCIFRGLQRLDTGKKQEEVISLEFDEGITLHVRLHESHLLSRYVGLSKRAPKLGRLGSNAWDKTRRAAERATLDLAAQLLSLQAERNARPGYAFSSDQPWQHSFEDAFPFRETPDQLTAIDQTKADMEKPQPMDRLICGDVGFGKTEVALRAAMKAVLDGKQVAVMLPTTVLCQQMFNNFKERFADYPITVEMLSGFRTARQQTEVRRQLKQGDIDIVVGTHSLIGKAVKFRDLGLLIIDEEHRFGVRQKEKLKIMRHDIDVLSMSATPIPRTLYFALVGAREMSVIETPPRDRLPIQTIVKAYEPKLIKEAVEFEIKRGGQVFYLHNRVQTIEAVSLRLQEMVPDLRVAVGHGQMEPGELEEIMTRFVAGEFDVLVCTTIIESGLDIPNCNTIIIEGADRFGLSQLYQLRGRVGRFNRQAFAYLLLHRHTRLLDVARKRLGAIRQFNQLGAGFRIAMRDLELRGAGNILGAQQSGHIAGVGFDLYCQLLRQSVARLKGDSTAALIRANVRLDFVLVGEYREGEEPLQETPDRFHALKADELSDKRGETVEAFIPVAYIGEARLRIDFYRRLALASNLEQITEAAAEMKDRFGPWPEAVKCLIKMTEIRALAERNGISLVETEGNRLKCRLANAREGSYLQIGNRFPRLTAKKPLAKLNEIQTFLKTTQNRTPA
- a CDS encoding fumarate reductase/succinate dehydrogenase flavoprotein subunit — encoded protein: MNLDSKTPEGPLSEKWTNHKGHNLKLVNPANRRKYHVIVVGSGLAGGAAAASLGEQGYQVSCFCYQDSPRRAHSIAAQGGINAAKNYQNDGDSVYRLFYDTIKGGDYRSREANVYRLAEVSNNIIDQMVAQGVPFAREYGGMLDNRSFGGAQVSRTFYARGQTGQQLLLGAYQQLSRQIGLGQVKMYNRHEMLDLVLVDGHAKGIITRNMVNGKIERWAADCVVLCTGGYGNTFFLSTNAQGCNVTAAYRAYKRGAGFANPCYTQIHPTCIPVHGDQQSKLTLMSESLRNDGRIWVPKSKEAAEKIRKGELDPGSLSEDERDYYLERKYPSFGNLAPRDISSRSAKEACDDGRGIAPGSGLGVFLDFRDAINRLGENVIAERYGNLFEMYNRITAANPYKTPMMIYPAVHYTMGGLWVDYNLESNIPGLFVGGEANFSDHGANRLGASALMQGLADGYFVLPYTVGDYLGRCGIHSAGTVKSDAPGFAEAEDEVKAKISRLLSIKGKESPRSLHKRLGDIMWQYCGMARDEAGLKKAIEIIPELRKEFWENVKVVGGEAELNQELERAGRIADFLEFGELMCRDALMRDESCGGHFRSEHQSPEGEAVRNDDDFAFVGVWEYQGDDKAPVLHKEELVYEEVKFTTRSYK
- a CDS encoding peptidyl-prolyl cis-trans isomerase → MMKFSTLTLCAGLMVASYGLHAQLANPQASQKNQWDLKFTNGIAAQVEDKIITLEELRKEVTPLIPQIRMNSRTRFEFDKNIAIVTREILQNLVDRILIIRDFYDKGAHIPDTYLQKEYDDYITKEFNGDRSAFLDFLRIQGKSEMDFRDQLKDDIIVSYMRMQSLPSQTAVSPKKIEEYYQKNKSRYFEEEGVDLSMIMLVPIAGENPDLLQQTANEIIQKLEAGEDFAELAKTYSQDDQRDEGGDWGWINRADLIPQLADQAFALDKGGYSQPIQVEDYIYILKVKDKREAGIKELEKVRGDIEQEITAQLARQAQQRWIERLRKNAYIKYFLKEAGGMRSSPGTMQMKLGANGADS
- the hisS gene encoding histidine--tRNA ligase is translated as MFQTLPGFREFYPEDCAIRNYIFGVWRETALRFAFQEFDGPLLEPLELITAKSGDEIVSQLFNFEDKGGRAVTLRPELTPTLARLVGAKAGSIKRPVKWFGIAENFRYEKPQKGRLRSHYQLNADILGESSPAADAEAIALLISTLCAFGLSEKEFVLRLSDRDLWLLLLEQHGLTGDVATGALNVIDKMERESPESLLKMMQGKGVPAAEAVLADAQKLVACTSLEAVEAFFADRGGDVKSGDRVSARLDQWRELLAHLDAMGFAGFIRVDLGIVRGLAYYTGFVFEAFQTVGKGRALAGGGRYDHLVEKLGGQPMPAVGFGMGDVTLRDLLEDRKLLPDPKPELDGYVVVGSGEAERRAALRDVAALRKQGFKIDHPLKQQGFGKQFKTAGASGARFALIYGEEEVAQHKLKLRNLASGEEGLVDFPEMVKQMGA
- a CDS encoding IseA DL-endopeptidase inhibitor family protein: MTLKKLILLLLLAGVSYAFYGYVTTQFSQPAIAYKRYVSALLAGDSSRVQDVIGSDQAQQAFALHDARMDNLAGEPRLTWYEFLRRQDSVDGNTVQLVVLCHIRVDPAGKDTYIGSEDRRERHYVTLVKEDSSWKVAKFEDSSTAAHTATVLKRR
- a CDS encoding succinate dehydrogenase/fumarate reductase iron-sulfur subunit, whose translation is MDLHLRVWRQKDSETPGKFANYELKDVSEDSSFLEMLDILNEQLVAKGEEPVAFDHDCREGICGMCSLVINGMAHGPERATTVCQLHMRHYHDGDTITIEPWRAKPFPVIKDLIVDRTAFDTIIQAGGFITARTGSPQDANEIPIAKPIADKAMDAAACIGCGACVAACPNGAAMLFTSAKCSQLNLLPQGQPEKDRRSLAMVKAMDEQGFGNCTNYGECQAVCPKGITLDFIAQMNRDYAVARVRHFFGAAM